The Labrys wisconsinensis nucleotide sequence CTCGCCCTGCGCCGGCTTGCCGCCGGTGAGCCCCATGCGGAAGATCTTCATCGAATCCGTCATGTCGGCCTCGGGGCCGTGGGCGACCTCGTGCATCTTGTCACGCGCATCGGCGCTGCCGAGATGGGTGAGGCCGGTGCCGGTGATCCAGAAGCGCGCCGGCTCGGGATGGTCGACCGGCGCCAGCAGGCGGCCCTCGGCGAGAATGGTGTCGTAATCGGCCTCCTCGGTGCCGAGCTGGGCGCCCGCCTCCTCGCGCAGCCTCGCGCCCCGCGCGATCGCCGCCTGGGCCAGGGCATGGACGCTGTGCGCGTGCTGGGTGAGCCGCACCGACCGCCCGTCCTCGGAGACGACGCCGGCGCGGCGCTCGCCCGCGGCGGTCGTGAACTGGATGAGACGCATGGATCCTCCGGATGGACGCCCGGCCGGCAGGGACGGGGCGCCGGCCTGCGTCGGCCGGCTTCATGGGAAGGCGATTGTTCTGCTATACAGAACTACGTTCTGTGTTTATACGACTAGATCGGCGCTGCTGGCTTGTCAATCGCCTCTCGGTCATGATCGGGAGCCAGCAGCCGTCACGCGTCGCAGCCGGGAAGACATCATGCCGAAGCCAGACTCCACCTCCGACGAGAAATACGCGCTGCGCAGCGTCGGGCGCGCCCTCGACGTGCTGCAGGCGCTCGGCCGCGGCAGCACCAACGGCATGACCGTGGCCGAGGTCGCCGAAGCCGTCGGCGTCTCCAAGAGCACGGCCTTCGCCCTGCTGCAGGCGCTCATCGGCCGCGGCTTCGTCTCCGACAGCCGCGTCGGCGGGTCGCGCCTCTACCGGCTGGGCATGGCCCTGATCCATCTCGGCGACCGGGCGGTCCAGGAGATCGGCATCAGCCAGGTCGCGACGCCCATCCTCAACCAGCTCGCCGAGGCAACCGGCATGACCGCGCGCCTCGCCATCCTCGACGAGGGCTATGCCGTGGCGATCGCCCGCGTCGACGCGCCGGGCATCTTCCGCCTGGCCTCCTCGCTCGGCCGGCGCGAGCTGCCGCATTGCTCGGCGGTGGGCAAGGCGCTGCTCGCCCGGCTGCCCCAGGACAAGCTGATGCCGCTGCTCCAGGCCATCGGCCTGCCCCGTCGCACCGAGCGCACCCTCGTCGAGCCGGCCCGGCTGATCGAGGACCTCGCCCTCACCAGCTGGCGCGGCTACGCGGTCGACGACGAGGAGGACAATCTCGGCGTGCTCTGCGTCGGCGCGGCCGTCTACGACCGCAACGAGGAGGCGGTGGCCGCGGTCAGCGTCACCACCATCAAGCTCGACCGCGGCGACATCGAGGTCGCCAAGCTCGGCGCCACCGTCCGCGCCCATGCCGACCGGATCAGCCAGCTGATCGGCGGCCCTGCCCATGCGGCCCTGAAGCCGCTGCCGCGCTAGCCGCCGCCCGAGCCATTTCCGACGCCCCTTCCGACGCCGCGCCTCGGGCCCGCCCCGGCGCGGCGTCGCCGTTTTGCGCCGCCACGATCGGCCCGGGGGCGGTTGACAAAGGCGCGGACGACTGCTCATCATATCCGTGTAGCAAAATCAAGTTCTGTATAGCAGAACAAACCAGCCAACGGAGTGGAGCATGTCACGGATCACTGCCGGCCTCGTCGCCGGTCTCGCCTTGGGGTTGGCTGTCGCGGGCGCGGGCCCGCTCGGCGCCGCCGAGAAGACGGTGCCCGAGGGCGCGCTCAGCCGGCAGTTTCCCTGGGGCACGTTCAAGCTGGCGCCGCGCATCGCCGACAAGCTCAGGGCGGGCGAGAAGCCGAACGTGGTGGTCGACATCGAGGGCACCGGCATCCCGATCCAGGGCGCCGAGATGCGCATCGGCATGAAGCGCGGCTGCGACCAGGCCGAGAAGGACGGCATGGCGGCGGAATGCCGGCTCACCGGCCCGGTGACGCCGGACACCGCCAGGCAGCTCTCCGAGCTGGAGACCCTGCTCAACGCCGGCCAGGTCGACTGCCTCGCCATCCAGCCGCCGCTGCCCAACCAGTTCACCGGCATCATCAACAAATATGCCGATGCCGGCGTGCCTGTGTTCACCCTCAACATCGATGCGCCCAAGGCCAAGCGCTTCGCCTTCTACGCCCTGAACGAGAAGCAGGCCGGCACCATCAACGGCCGGGCGACCGCCGAGCTGGTCAAGCAGCGCGGCATCGCGGTCGACCGCATCGCCATGGGCAGCGGCGCGCCCGACCAGCCCTGGGCGCAGGAGCGCATGACCGGCTTCGAGGCCGGCTACAGGCAGGTCTTCCCCGATGCGAAGTTCTTCAACGACGCCAAGCACGGCATCCCGACCGGCAAGAACTTCACCACCCAGGAGGTCCTCAACTCGGTGACGCCTTTCCTGACCGCCAATCCCGACATCACCCTGTTCTTCCACACCGACCAGGGCGTCGAGGGCGTCGGCAACGTCATCCGCAACCTCAACCTCGCCGGCAAGGTGTTCACGTCGGGCTTCAACGTCTCCGGCCCGATCCTCGATTCCATCGCCGCCGGCACCACCCTCGTCACCATCGACCAGGGCTTCGACTACCAGGCGCAGGCCCCGGTCGAGCAATGCGCCCGCTTCCTCGCCAAGGGCGAGGTGCCCGCCGACCCGCTGCAGTACCTCAAGCCCATCGTCATCACCAAGGCCGGCGGCGAGGGCGAGATCACCGTGGACGATGCCAAGGAGAGGCTGCGCCAGGCCTCGAAGTGACGGCCGGCCGATCCGGGGCGGCCATGCCGCCCCGGTCAATTCCCGCATGGCCCGACGCGCCATGCCCGCGCCCGCGACGGCGCCACGCCCACGATCGGAAGGTAAGATGCGGACCCGTTTCCTGCGCGCTCTCGGCACCCAGAGGGCGCTCAACAGCCTGAGAACCCTCGGCCTCTTCCTGGCCATCCTGGTCATCGCCGCCATTGTCCAGTCGCAGCGGGCGGCCTTTCTCAGCTTCGAGAACCTGCTGACGCTGCTGCGCTCCATGGTCGCCCTCGGCATGGTCGCCTTCGCCCAGAAGCTGGTGATCCTGCTCGGCGAGATCGACCTCTCCGTCGGCGCCGTCTACGGCCTCAGCGCCATCGTCACCGCCACGCTCTGGCTCGGCGGCGGCAGCCTGCCCTTCACCACGCCGCTGATCCCGGCCCTGCTGGCGGCCGTCGCCATCGCCGTGCTGGTCGGCCTGCTCAACGGCTTCTTCACCGTGCGGGCGGGGCTGCCCTCCTTCATCGCCACGCTCGGCATGCTCAACGTCGCCGAGAGCCTGCAGCTCCTGGTCAGCAACGCCTCGACCTTCACCCCGGCCTATAACGACCCGCTGCCGCCGGAGTGGGAGCTGTCCCTGTTCCACAATCTTGGCGGCGCGCTCCTGCCCTTCGGCATTCCGGTCGAGACGCTGTGGCTGGCGGCGGCCTTCGTCCTGTTCTGGGTGCTGCGCCATCGCACCGTGTTCGGCTTCCGCCTGGTGGCCATCGGCGGCAACCCGGATGCGGCGCGCATCGCCCGCCTGCCGGTGAAGAAGTACAAATACATCGTCTTCGTGCTCAGCAGCCTCATCGCGGCGATCGCCGGCATCATCGACTTCTCCTATGTCGGCTCGGTCGGGCCGAGCCAGTCCGGCTCGCTGCTGTTCTCCGTCATCGCCGCGGTGGTGATCGGTGGCGCCAGCCTCAACGGCGGCCGCGGCACCATCCTCGGCACGCTGCTCGGCGCCGTCCTGCTGGCGCTGCTCAACAATGGGCTCGCCCTGCTCGGCGTCGGCTCCTTCGCCCAGCTCCTGTTCATCGGCCTGGTGACCATCGGCGCGGTCTGGCTCGACATCGCCTCGCAGAAGCTGATCCGCCATGCCGGGCAGCGCTCGGCCGAGCGCGCGGCATGATCACCCTCGACGTCCGCGGGGTGGCCAAGCGCTACGGCGCCACCCGGGCCCTGGACGGGCTCGACCTCGGCATCGCCGCCGGCGAGATCGTCGGCATCGCCGGTCCGAACGGCGCCGGCAAGTCGACGCTGATGCGCATGCTCGCCGGGGAGGAAATGCCGGACAGCGGCACCATCCGCCTGGTGCGCGACGGCCGCGAGGCGGCCGAGCCCTGGCGCTCGGTCGCGGTCGTGCACCAGGAGCCGCAGCTCTGGCCGAACATGACGGTGCGCGAGAACCTGGCGGTCGGGCGCGAGGCCCGCGCCCTCGGGCGCATGGAGGCGGCGCGGGACGTCGGACCGACGCTCGCCGCGCTCGGCATCGCCGCCTATGCCGACTACGCCCTGGCGGACCTGTCGCTCGCGGTGCAGCAGCGCGTCGAGATCGCCCGGGCCATCCTGTGCGAGGCCGACGTCTTCCTGTTCGACGAGCCGAACTCGGCCCTGACGGAGGCCGAATCCCGCGCCCTCTTCGCCACGATGCGCGAGCTCGCCGACAGCGGCCGCATCGTCATCCTGATCACCCACAGGCTGAGCGACTTCGTGCGCTGCTGCCGCCGGGTGCTGATCCTGCGCGACGGGCGCATCCGCGGCGAGATCGCGGGGAGCGTGACCGAGGCGGGCATCGCCGCCGAGCTGACCATCGGCCTGGCTTCCGCCCAGGCCTGCGAGCCCGCCCCCGGGCCGGCGGCGCCGGCGGCCGTGACGCCGGCCCTGTCGCTGCGCGGCCTCGGCGACCCCGGCGGCCTGTTCCGCGACGTCTCGCTCGACCTTCCCGCCGGCGCCGTCACCGTCCTGGCGGGCGTGGAGGGATCGGGGGCGCGCGAGCTCGCCCAGGCGATCGGCGGCTTCCGGCGATCCGTCGGCGTCCTCGCCGGCCCTGGCGGTGGCAAGCCCCGCCCGGCCTATCTCGCCGCAAGCCGCCGGCAGACCGTCTTCCACAATCTCAGCGTCGGCGACAGCCTGGCGGCCCGCCTCGGCTGGCGCCGGCTCAGCGCGCCCTTCCCCCTTCTCGACCACGGCCGCATCGCCGAGATCGCTGCGCGCGGCATTGCCCGCTACACCATCAAGGCGGGCAGCCCGGACCATCCGATCACCTCGCTCAGCGGCGGCAATCAGCAGAAGGTCGTGCTCGGCGCCGCGATCGAGGAGGATCCGGACATCCTCGTGGTCGAAGAGCCGACGCGCGGCGTCGATGTCGCCAGCAAGCGCGACATCTACGCGCTGCTGCGCGCCTTCGCCCGCGGCGGACGGGCGGTCGTGCTGTTCTGCACCGAGGTGCCGGAGATGCACGAGGTCGCCGATGCGGTGATCGTGCTGGCGCGCGGCGACATCGCCGGCCGGGCGGTGCCGGGCGAGGCCGAGAGCCTGGCGGCCCTCGCCGCCGAGATCGCCACGCTCGAAGCGTCCTGAGTCGAGAGCAAAGCGCGTTTCGATGGAAACGCTGCTTTGCTCTCATTCATTGTCCCGACGCGTCCTTGCGATCCTCGGCGTTCCCGCCGAATTGCAAGACGCTTTGGCGGCGCGGGGTCACACCCCCATCGCGCCGCCGTCGGCGCGCGGATCGTGCGCCGCCTCGACGCGGCCGTCGCGGCGGTGGCGCCGCAGGGCGCCGGCATGGCCGAACTGGTCGGCATAGGGCACGGCCTCGACCGCCACGGGGTGGCCGGCCCGCCCGAGGGCCTGGATCAGGGCCTCGTCGAAGCGGTTCTCCAGCCTCAGCACCACCTCCCGTTCGCCGGGCTGGCGGCCCAGCACGAAGCGCGGCGCATCGATCGCCTCGGCCAGGCTGAGGCCGAGGCGCACGCGCGAGAAGAGCTGCGCCAGGATCTGCGGCTGCGCCTCGCCGCCCATCGTGCCGAACGGCATCACGGCGCCGTCGTCGAACAGGGCCAGGGCCGGGTTGAGCGTGTGGAACGGCTTGCGCCCGGGGTGCAGCGGGTTGCGCGCCGACGGGTCGAGCGAGAAGGACAGGCCGCGGTTCTGCATCAGCACGCCGGTGCGCGGGAGCACCAGGCCCGAGCCGAAATCCCAGAACACCGACTGGATGAAGCTGACCGCCAGGCCGTCCTGGTCGACGGCGCCCATCCAGACCGTGTCGCCCTTGGCGTCGAGCGGCGGGGCGGGGGCGGCGCTGGTCCTGGAGATCGCGGCCGCCTGCCGGTCGAGGAAGGCCGGCGCCAGGAAAGCGGCGGGGTCCTCGGTCAGGTGGTCCGGATCCGTCACCACCCGGTCGCGCACCGCGGTGGCGCGCTTCACCGCCTCGATCAGCCCGTGGATGTGCTCGAAGCTCTCGGCGCGGCGCACGCCGAGCCGCTCGAACAGGCCGAGGCTCACCAGCGTCGACAGGCCCTGCGTCGGCGGCGGCGAGCCGTGCACCCGGCCGCCGGCGATCGGCAGCGACAGCGGCTGGCGCAGCCGGGCTTCATAGCGTTCGAGGTCGATGCGGGTCACCGGGCTGCCGAAGCGCTCCAGGTCCGCCGCCATCTCGCGCCCGACATCGCCGCGGTAGAAATCGGCGAGGCCGGCATGGGTGATCTGCTCCAGCGTGTCGGCCAGCGCCGCCTGCACCATCGGCGCACCGGCGGCGAGCGGCTGGCCCTCGCGCATGAACAGCGGCGCGAAGCCCGGCACCTCCCGCAGCGCCGCGAAGGCCTCCGGCGCCACCCGGGCCTGGGAGGCCGAGACCGGCACGCCCTCGCGCGCATGCCGGATGGCATCGCCCATGAGCATGTCGAGCGGCAGGCGGCCGCCGAAGGCTTTCGCCATCTCCAGCGCCAGCATCCAGCCGCCGACCGTGCCGGGAACGGTGAGCGCCGCCAGGGGGCCACGCGGCGGGATGGTGTCGTGGCCGAGGTCGCGATAGGCCGGTATCCCCGCTCCGGCCCCGGCGGGCCCGCAGGCGTCGATGAAATGCACGCGCCGGGCCCGGTCCGCGACGAGCCAGAAGCCGTCGCCGCCGAGCGCATTGTTGTGGGGATAGACCACGGCGATCGTCGCCGCCATCGCCACCATGGCCTCCAGCGCGTTGCCGCCCTGGATCAGGATGCGCTGCCCGGTCTCGGCCGCCAGGCGGTGCGGGGCGGCGACGGCGGCATGGGCGAACACCGGGGTCTCGATCATGGCTGCTGCTCCGACGGGTGCGCGTCGTCCGGACCGGCGCCGCACGCTGCGGCGTAGCAAAGCCGGCCGCCATGGTATAGAGGCTAGGACAGCCTCACGACGGACCAACTCATGCCTGCCGACCGAACGATCAACTGGCCCAGCGTCACCACCATCCTTTCCGCCGCCATCCTGATCGGCACCGAGCTCATGGGCGCCGCCTGGGCCTCGGGCTGGGCGATCGCCGGCTGGTTCCAGCTCGGCTCGACCGTCGAGACCATTCTGCAGGTGGTGTTCGGCCTGGCGGCGCTGTTCGCCATCTTCGTGTTCGTGCGCGCCGCCTTCAGGGTCGAGCCGGCGTTCAAGCGATGATCGATCCCGCCGCGCCCTATCCCCGCGACCTCCGCGGCTATGGCCGCACGCCGCCGCAGCCGCAATGGCCGGGCGACGCGCGCGTCGCCGTGCAGTTCGTGCTCAACTACGAGGAGGGCGGCGAGAACAACATCCTGCACGGCGATCCCTATTCGGAAGCCTTCCTGTCCGACATCATGGGTGCCGCCAACTGGCCGAACCAGCGCCACTGGAACATGGAGTCGATCTACGAATACGGCGCCCGTGCCGGCTTCTGGCGGCTCTGGCGCCTGTTCACCGGCCGCAAGGTGCCGCTGACCGTCTACGGCGTCGCCACCGCGCTGATGCGCAGTCCCGAGCAGGTTGCGGCCATGCGCGAGGCCGACTGGGAGATCGCCAGCCACGGCCTGAAATGGATCGAGTACAAGGACGTGCCGCGCGACGTCGAGCGCCAGCACCTGGAGGAAGCCGTCCGCATGCACCGCGAGGTGACGGGCGAGCGGCCCTACGGCTTCTATCTCGGCCGCGCCTCGATGAACTCGGCCGACCTCGTCATGGAGGAGGGCGGCTTCCTCTATTCCTCCGACAGCTATGCCGACGACCTGCCCTACTGGGTGGCGGGACCCAGGGGCCCGCACCTGATCATCCCCTACACCCTCGAAGCCAACGACATGCGCTTCGCCACGGCGCAGGGCTTCAACACCGGCGAGCAGTTCTTCACCTATCTCAAGGACACGTTCGACGTGCTCTACCGCGAGGGCGCCGAGGGCAGCCCGAAGATGTTCTCGGTCGGCCTGCATTGCCGGCTCGTCGGCCGGCCCGGCAAGTCGGCCGGGCTGGAGCGCTTCGTCGACTATGTGCTCGGGCACGACAAGGTCTGGGTGACGCGCCGCGTCGACATCGCCCGGCACTGGCGCCGGGTGCGGCCGGCCTGAGGGGTGGACTCGGT carries:
- a CDS encoding ABC transporter permease; protein product: MRTRFLRALGTQRALNSLRTLGLFLAILVIAAIVQSQRAAFLSFENLLTLLRSMVALGMVAFAQKLVILLGEIDLSVGAVYGLSAIVTATLWLGGGSLPFTTPLIPALLAAVAIAVLVGLLNGFFTVRAGLPSFIATLGMLNVAESLQLLVSNASTFTPAYNDPLPPEWELSLFHNLGGALLPFGIPVETLWLAAAFVLFWVLRHRTVFGFRLVAIGGNPDAARIARLPVKKYKYIVFVLSSLIAAIAGIIDFSYVGSVGPSQSGSLLFSVIAAVVIGGASLNGGRGTILGTLLGAVLLALLNNGLALLGVGSFAQLLFIGLVTIGAVWLDIASQKLIRHAGQRSAERAA
- a CDS encoding IclR family transcriptional regulator; this translates as MPKPDSTSDEKYALRSVGRALDVLQALGRGSTNGMTVAEVAEAVGVSKSTAFALLQALIGRGFVSDSRVGGSRLYRLGMALIHLGDRAVQEIGISQVATPILNQLAEATGMTARLAILDEGYAVAIARVDAPGIFRLASSLGRRELPHCSAVGKALLARLPQDKLMPLLQAIGLPRRTERTLVEPARLIEDLALTSWRGYAVDDEEDNLGVLCVGAAVYDRNEEAVAAVSVTTIKLDRGDIEVAKLGATVRAHADRISQLIGGPAHAALKPLPR
- the puuE gene encoding allantoinase PuuE codes for the protein MIDPAAPYPRDLRGYGRTPPQPQWPGDARVAVQFVLNYEEGGENNILHGDPYSEAFLSDIMGAANWPNQRHWNMESIYEYGARAGFWRLWRLFTGRKVPLTVYGVATALMRSPEQVAAMREADWEIASHGLKWIEYKDVPRDVERQHLEEAVRMHREVTGERPYGFYLGRASMNSADLVMEEGGFLYSSDSYADDLPYWVAGPRGPHLIIPYTLEANDMRFATAQGFNTGEQFFTYLKDTFDVLYREGAEGSPKMFSVGLHCRLVGRPGKSAGLERFVDYVLGHDKVWVTRRVDIARHWRRVRPA
- a CDS encoding gamma-glutamyltransferase family protein, whose amino-acid sequence is MIETPVFAHAAVAAPHRLAAETGQRILIQGGNALEAMVAMAATIAVVYPHNNALGGDGFWLVADRARRVHFIDACGPAGAGAGIPAYRDLGHDTIPPRGPLAALTVPGTVGGWMLALEMAKAFGGRLPLDMLMGDAIRHAREGVPVSASQARVAPEAFAALREVPGFAPLFMREGQPLAAGAPMVQAALADTLEQITHAGLADFYRGDVGREMAADLERFGSPVTRIDLERYEARLRQPLSLPIAGGRVHGSPPPTQGLSTLVSLGLFERLGVRRAESFEHIHGLIEAVKRATAVRDRVVTDPDHLTEDPAAFLAPAFLDRQAAAISRTSAAPAPPLDAKGDTVWMGAVDQDGLAVSFIQSVFWDFGSGLVLPRTGVLMQNRGLSFSLDPSARNPLHPGRKPFHTLNPALALFDDGAVMPFGTMGGEAQPQILAQLFSRVRLGLSLAEAIDAPRFVLGRQPGEREVVLRLENRFDEALIQALGRAGHPVAVEAVPYADQFGHAGALRRHRRDGRVEAAHDPRADGGAMGV
- a CDS encoding ATP-binding cassette domain-containing protein; protein product: MITLDVRGVAKRYGATRALDGLDLGIAAGEIVGIAGPNGAGKSTLMRMLAGEEMPDSGTIRLVRDGREAAEPWRSVAVVHQEPQLWPNMTVRENLAVGREARALGRMEAARDVGPTLAALGIAAYADYALADLSLAVQQRVEIARAILCEADVFLFDEPNSALTEAESRALFATMRELADSGRIVILITHRLSDFVRCCRRVLILRDGRIRGEIAGSVTEAGIAAELTIGLASAQACEPAPGPAAPAAVTPALSLRGLGDPGGLFRDVSLDLPAGAVTVLAGVEGSGARELAQAIGGFRRSVGVLAGPGGGKPRPAYLAASRRQTVFHNLSVGDSLAARLGWRRLSAPFPLLDHGRIAEIAARGIARYTIKAGSPDHPITSLSGGNQQKVVLGAAIEEDPDILVVEEPTRGVDVASKRDIYALLRAFARGGRAVVLFCTEVPEMHEVADAVIVLARGDIAGRAVPGEAESLAALAAEIATLEAS
- a CDS encoding sugar ABC transporter substrate-binding protein, whose translation is MSRITAGLVAGLALGLAVAGAGPLGAAEKTVPEGALSRQFPWGTFKLAPRIADKLRAGEKPNVVVDIEGTGIPIQGAEMRIGMKRGCDQAEKDGMAAECRLTGPVTPDTARQLSELETLLNAGQVDCLAIQPPLPNQFTGIINKYADAGVPVFTLNIDAPKAKRFAFYALNEKQAGTINGRATAELVKQRGIAVDRIAMGSGAPDQPWAQERMTGFEAGYRQVFPDAKFFNDAKHGIPTGKNFTTQEVLNSVTPFLTANPDITLFFHTDQGVEGVGNVIRNLNLAGKVFTSGFNVSGPILDSIAAGTTLVTIDQGFDYQAQAPVEQCARFLAKGEVPADPLQYLKPIVITKAGGEGEITVDDAKERLRQASK